A DNA window from Argiope bruennichi chromosome X2, qqArgBrue1.1, whole genome shotgun sequence contains the following coding sequences:
- the LOC129960898 gene encoding vitamin K-dependent protein C-like gives MDLLDCVRLNLFLIVFNICHAEVEKQCPKSLSLKNGKVRFQSRGGVTAVFSCDAGFTLRGSNVSHCQTDGHWSVSEPTCVSNDQRCPAAEIESILLQPGRAVNISCAKDTTITDAQHFWTTNGTFITNTFSDNNTLVISPKTPGMYVCLTFSSDEVVILRAVKMILDQTDSSELTLEKCNLTFKDTETNISTMFGSNVTLSCEISSLSTKIHWLKNGETISDKHGAYSKYNLNITNIHKADEGNYTCIVQEKNIPQCSVAKSMIVKAEKVTRLPSGFACGQPVNTARRWRRVIDGNRAAPLSAPWMCMLSMDREPPFCGCSLISEKWVVTAAHCFRDANKLNSSFMSLEEIYKKVKVKFGKQQRRQFEKGEVVRMIQSLLIHPKFVLDSTARNLANEHDIALAKLNESLIFQPSILPICLPPAGFMDSIPAGTLGVVTGWGRVSVRDSIMALTLQEAFLPLVNNSSCQETTNYAITDNMLCAGYAESYRPDTCSGDSGGPFVLQKLNSWYLIGVVSWGEGCSTPKKFGVYTRVENYVPWIQSVISGKLTP, from the exons ATGGATCTGCTGGACTGTGTGAGATTAAACCTGTTCCTCATCGTATTCA atatctGTCATGCAGAAGTCGAGAAACAATGCCCAAAATCCCtaagtttaaaaaatggaaaagttCGATTTCAGTCCCGAGGAGGCGTGACGGCAGTTTTTTCCTGCGATGCTGGTTTTACACTTCGGGGGAGCAATGTGTCACATTGCCAAACTGATGGACACTGGTCCGTGTCAGAGCCGACATGTGTATCAAATG atcAAAGGTGTCCTGCCGCTGAAATAGAATCGATTCTTCTTCAACCAGGAAGAGCAGTCAATATTAGCTGTGCAAAGGACACAACAATTACAGATGCTCAGCACTTTTGGACTACAAATGGCACTTTCATTACCAACACATTTAGTGATAACAACACGCTTGTGATTTCACCAAAAACTCCAGGCATGTATGTATGCTTAACATTTAGTTCTGATGAGGTTGTTATTTTAAGAGCTGTTAAAATGATACTGGATCAAACTGATTCATCTGAATTGACGCTTGAAAAGTGTAATTTGACTTTTAAGGACACCGAAACAAATATATCTACTATGTTTGGTTCAAATGTAACGCTTTCGTGTGAAATTAGTTCACTTTCAACAAAGATACATTGGTTAAAAAACGGAGAAACAATATCCGATAAGCATGGTGCATAttctaaatacaatttaaatataactaatatacaCAAAGCAGATGAAGGTAATTATACATGCATAGTGCAAGAAAAAAACATTCCTCAATGTTCTGTGGCAAAAAGTATGATAGTGAAGGCAGAGAAAGTCACTCGTCTGCCGTCAGGATTTGCGTGTGGACAACCCGTCAATACTGCACGACGATGGCGACGAGTTATTGATGGCAACCGAGCAGCTCCTTTATCTGCACCATGGATGTGTATGCTATCTATGGATAGAGAGCCTCCGTTTTGTGGTTGTAGTCTTATATCTGAGAAGTGGGTTGTCACGGCTGCTCATTGCTTTAGAGATGCCAACAAGTTAAATTCCTCTTTCATGTCATTagaagaaatttacaaaaaggttaaagtaaaatttggtaaacaacAACGACGGCAGTTTGAGAAAGGTGAGGTAGTGAGAATGATACAAAGTTTGCTTATCCATCCGAAATTTGTTCTTGATTCGACTGCAAGAAACTTAGCTAATGAGCATGACATTGCTCTTGCAAAACTAAACGAATCGCTGATCTTTCAACCAAGTATACTACCGATTTGTTTACCACCAGCTGGATTCATGGATTCAATACCAGCTGGAACTCTAGGAGTTGTAACTGGTTGGGGAAGAGTAAGTGTGCGTGATTCGATCATGGCTTTGACACTTCAAGAAGCATTCTTACCGTTAGTAAATAATAGCTCCTGTCAAGAAACTACCAATTACGCAATTACTGATAACATGTTATGTGCTGGGTATGCTGAAAGTTATAGACCAGATACATGTTCAGGGGACAGTGGCGGACCCTTTGTACTTCAGAAATTGAACAGCTGGTATTTAATTGGAGTAGTTAGCTGGGGAGAAGGTTGTTCAACGCCTAAGAAATTTGGAGTATATACACGAGTTGAAAATTATGTGCCATGGATTCAATCAGTTATTTCCGGGAAACTAACACCTTGA